In Streptomyces sp. NBC_01231, the sequence GCGTTGCGTTCGCCAGCCCGGCCCCCGAGTCGAGCACGACGACTTTGCCTCCTCGGCGGCTCGGCCGCGCGGTCAGCTCCTTCACGAATGCGGCGACGCGCAGCCGATTCGCGGTGACCGGGTCCATCCCCTCTCGCTCGCAGACCAGCAGGTATTCAGCAAGTCCCCGCGCCTACGCGTCAATCGTCCGTGGAACCCACCCCCAGATCCGTCCACATCCGCAGCCACTCGGCCGCCCGCTCGTGTCCGCCCAGGACCGACCACGGTCCGCAGCCGCACTGCGGTGGTGGGTGAGGCTGTGCAGGCAGGCGATGCCGACCATGGCGCGCGACGCACACGGACCACCCGGGAAGGGACGGGCGAAGCTCAGCCGATTACGGCAGGAGACCGCCACCGTGCGTCGCACCCTGACGGTGCACGAAGAGGCTGTACGACAGCTCGCCCTCAGCAACAACGCGCGGTGCACGGAGTCAGTCGTGTTCTCCTGGCCGCCCGCATCGGGCAGTCTCCGCCGTCACAAGGGTTGCCGCTCCCACGCGAGAGGGATAAGTTTCAGACTGGAACTGAAACAAACTACATCTGCGACTGAAGCGGCCGGGACGAGATGCAAGCCACGAAGGAGGGGGTCCACTGATGACTTCCACGCCGAGTCGAGCGCTGGCCAACTACCCCAACAAGTTCGACCCCGCAGCGCTCGGTGGCCTGCCGGAGCGATTGCGGTCGACGGTCAAGCGGCGAAACAATGTGCTGGGTCCTGGTTATGCGCTGAACTACCGGGAGCCGGTCGAGTTCGTCTCCGGTCGAGGCGCTCACCTGTTCGACGGGGGTGGCAACGACTACCTTGACGCCTACAACAATGTGCCGTGCGTCGGTCACGCACACCCGCACGTTGTCGAGGCCGTGTCCCGCCAGATGGCGGCGGTCAACACCAACACGCGCTATGTGCAGGAATCACTCGTCGACTACGCCGAGCGCCTTCTCGCGACCATGCCCGAAGCGCTCTCGAGGGTCAGCTTCGCGTGCAGCGGGTCGGAGGCGAACGACCTGGCCGTGCGCGTGGCTCGCTTCCACACGGGCGGCGAGGGAATCGTAGTGACTCGCTGGGCTTACCATGGTCTCACTCGAGAGGTTGCGAGCTTCTCGCCGACGCTCGGCGCGGGGTCACCGCTCGGGCCGAACGTGCGGCTCATCGATGCTCCTGATCCGCGACTCGTCCCGCCGGGTTCATCGCTTCCCGACTACATGCAAAGCCAGGTGCGCGGCGCGATCAACGACCTGGAGCGCCACGGCTATCGGCTTGCGGCGCTGATCACCGACTGCGCACACTCCAGCGACGGCATCTTCACCGATCCCGTTGGTTACCTGCGTGACATGGTCGAGGAGGTGCACGCCGCGGGCGGCGTGTACATCGCCGACGAGGTCCAGTCGGGTTTCGCCCGGCTCGGAGAGTCGATGTGGGGGTTCAGCCGCCATGGGGTGCTTCCGGACATCGTCACGATGGGCAAGCCCATGGGCAACGGCATGCCCATCTCCGGCGTGGTGTTCAGGCCCGAGGTGTGCGACGAGTTCGGACAGAATGTCCGTTACTTCAACACCTTTGCCGGCAGTTCGATCGCGGTTGCCGCTGGTGCCGCGGTTCTGGACGTCTTCGAAGCGGAGAACGTGCGGCAGCGAGTTCTCGACAACGGCGGGGCGCTTCGAGCCGGCCTTGAGGAGATCACTCGCGAATCTCCCCGCGTCGCGGAGGTCCGCGGCAGTGGTCTGTACGTGGGCGTCGAACTCGTGAAGGACCGGGAGTCGCTGGAGCCCGATCGTGTCCGCGCTGACCAGGTCATCAACGACATGCGCGAGCGTCGCGTCCTCATCAGCGGCACCGGGGAAGCAGTCAACGTGCTCAAGATCCGACCGCCGCTGGCCTTCGACTCGGCCGACGTGACGCGATTCCTCGAGACCTTCGCTCAGATCGCGAAGATACGCCTGTAGCAGGCCGAAAGCCGAAGGGACCGAACGGTGAACACCTCGCCCCCCGCGCGTATCACCCAGCAGTTGTTCGAGGAGAGCGGCCTTGCGTCGTCCCACGAGCACATCGAGACGAATGTGGTGGACGCCCTCCTCGCCCGGCACTACCGGCTGAGCGGACATCTCGAGCGGCTCGCAACCGAGAAGGACGACACGTTCCGGCTGCGGACCGGCACGGCAGACCATCTCGTCAAGGTTTCCCCGCCCGACGAGGCGGTGGCTGTCGTAGCTTTGCAGACGGCTGTGATGCGTCACCTCGAAGCCGAGGCTCCTCATCTCCCCGTCCAGCGGGTCACGAAGACCACCGAAGGCGGCGACAACGTACCGATCGAGGTGAAGGACGGCGGGGTTCGAGTCCTGCGCGTCTTCGACTTCGTCGAAGGTGCCGTCCTGGCGCGGACGAACCCCGATCCCCGCCAGCTTGTCCAGGTCGGGCAGATGCTCGGGCGAGTGGATCTGGCTCTGCGGTCATTCAGGCATCCAGCGGACGATCGGCGCCTTGTGTGGGACCTGCGGTACTTCGACCTGCTGAAGGAGCTCATCGAGTACACGCCCAGCGCCGCGTACCGTCGGCTGGCACAAGAAGTGTTCCGCCTTTTCCATGAGGCCATCGTTCCGAGGCTGGGTGATCTCGAGACCCAAGTGATCCATGGTGACTACAGCCCCTACAACGTCCTGGTGAATCCGCGGACGGACAGCTTCGTCATCGGAGTAATCGACTTCGGTGACAGCATGCGCAGTGCTTTGATCTTCGACCCTGCTGTGTCTCTCGCGAACCTTCTCGGCCGGACACCGCGGGATCCCTGGCGTGAGGCATGCAGCTTCGTCGCGGGATACGAGCGGGCCCGGCCGATCAAGGACAGCGAACTCCCGCTCCTGCCTGTCGCCGCGTTGGCACGCCTCACACTTCGCGCGCTGGTCACCCATTGGCGCGCGGAACGAGTGCCAGAGCGTCGCGACTACCTGCTCGAGCACGCCAGAGACGACTGGGTCAACGTGGAGCGGGCCATGGCCGTCGCCCTGGCGGAGGTCGTGACCCGCTTGCTCGGCACCCGCCATGACACGCCTTGAGCG encodes:
- a CDS encoding aspartate aminotransferase family protein yields the protein MTSTPSRALANYPNKFDPAALGGLPERLRSTVKRRNNVLGPGYALNYREPVEFVSGRGAHLFDGGGNDYLDAYNNVPCVGHAHPHVVEAVSRQMAAVNTNTRYVQESLVDYAERLLATMPEALSRVSFACSGSEANDLAVRVARFHTGGEGIVVTRWAYHGLTREVASFSPTLGAGSPLGPNVRLIDAPDPRLVPPGSSLPDYMQSQVRGAINDLERHGYRLAALITDCAHSSDGIFTDPVGYLRDMVEEVHAAGGVYIADEVQSGFARLGESMWGFSRHGVLPDIVTMGKPMGNGMPISGVVFRPEVCDEFGQNVRYFNTFAGSSIAVAAGAAVLDVFEAENVRQRVLDNGGALRAGLEEITRESPRVAEVRGSGLYVGVELVKDRESLEPDRVRADQVINDMRERRVLISGTGEAVNVLKIRPPLAFDSADVTRFLETFAQIAKIRL
- a CDS encoding phosphotransferase codes for the protein MDALLARHYRLSGHLERLATEKDDTFRLRTGTADHLVKVSPPDEAVAVVALQTAVMRHLEAEAPHLPVQRVTKTTEGGDNVPIEVKDGGVRVLRVFDFVEGAVLARTNPDPRQLVQVGQMLGRVDLALRSFRHPADDRRLVWDLRYFDLLKELIEYTPSAAYRRLAQEVFRLFHEAIVPRLGDLETQVIHGDYSPYNVLVNPRTDSFVIGVIDFGDSMRSALIFDPAVSLANLLGRTPRDPWREACSFVAGYERARPIKDSELPLLPVAALARLTLRALVTHWRAERVPERRDYLLEHARDDWVNVERAMAVALAEVVTRLLGTRHDTP